In Camelina sativa cultivar DH55 chromosome 16, Cs, whole genome shotgun sequence, a single window of DNA contains:
- the LOC104752178 gene encoding uncharacterized protein LOC104752178, which yields MAKKVRKLHVAVKPVRLDGLPSIPGDHETAAKNLSTMVEVKWKGPVSGFGLGLVPFYRSNRPVNHTSSKPIALGVSHVEWEEAFERVCCIVGPWNISFNVFYGETMDAKSKKSLVGKASLDLSALASKLESTVEKKLLVRSKGSVLSKEATLVVNVTFSEVRTEPDDFIQLGQVSVDSAIPTKMSSRRGGVRDYDSSSSPATAPSSGGRSPIVEIGSSSSPDENQSEPGQKAVFNWWKRRRLSFSVTWRREPREDEVTKISTAEQEKPAATAETDSSIEANRWVVKDIVSRDGKSKLKSEVYTASIDQRSEQAAGEAACAAVAVVVAHWFHANPKLINPSGTEFDSLIRQGSSLWQSLCDKESYLRLFPNKHFDLETIVSANLRPVRVCTDKSFTGLFSRERFASLDGLMSFDQIWDEVEKEVALASSNGETRVYIVSWNDHFFVVKANLDGYCVIDSLGERLFEGCKQAYILKFDDSSLMYEKDMSSEKLVCEGKKCCREYIKRFLAAIPVAELAAKEEKGNVVDLSLLHEKLQIDLHHIMLTSAD from the exons ATGGCAAAGAAGGTGAGGAAGCTTCACGTAGCGGTGAAGCCGGTGAGGCTTGATGGTTTACCGTCTATTCCCGGTGATCACGAAACGGCGGCAAAGAATCTTTCTACGATGGTGGAGGTGAAATGGAAAGGACCGGTCTCCGGTTTCGGATTAGGCCTCGTCCCTTTTTACCGGTCTAATCGACCGGTTAACCATACGAGCTCCAAGCCGATTGCTTTAGGCGTAAGCCATGTAGAATGGGAGGAAGCGTTCGAACGCGTTTGTTGCATCGTTGGCCCATGGAACATTTCCTTCAATGTCTTCTac gGAGAGACAATGGATGCGAAAAGCAAGAAGTCTTTGGTCGGAAAGGCGTCGTTGGATTTGTCGGCGTTAGCGTCGAAGCTTGAATCGACGGTGGAGAAAAAGCTTCTGGTTCGGTCAAAAGGTTCCGTGCTTTCGAAGGAAGCAACACTTGTG gtCAACGTGACTTTTTCCGAGGTAAGAACCGAACCAGACGACTTTATACAACTTGGTCAGGTCTCCGTTGACTCAGCAATTCCGACAAAGATGTCAAGTCGTCGCGGCGGTGTAAGAGATTATGATTCGTCTTCATCTCCAGCCACCGCGCCTAGTTCAGGTGGACGTAGTCCAATTGTGGAAATCGGGTCATCTTCAAGCCCGGATGAGAACCAGTCTGAACCGGGTCAAAAAGCCGTGTTTAATTGGTGGAAGAGAAGACGGTTAAGCTTTTCTGTGACATGGAGAAGAGAACCG AGAGAGGATGAAGTTACAAAGATATCAACGGCGGAACAAGAAAAGCCGGCGGCGACGGCAGAGACTGATTCATCAATCGAGGCAAACAGATGGGTGGTGAAGGATATAGTGAGCCGCGATGGCAAATCGAAGCTTAAATCGGAAGTTTACACAGCGTCGATTGATCAGAGAAGCGAACAAGCCGCCGGAGAAGCAGCTTGTGCGGCGGTTGCGGTGGTGGTTGCTCATTGGTTCCACGCGAATCCTAAACTTATCAACCCTTCAGGAACAGAGTTCGATTCGTTGATCAGGCAAGGCTCTTCTTTATGGCAATCTCTTTGCGACAAAGAATCGTATCTAAGATTGTTTCCAAACAAGCATTTCGATCTAGAGACTATCGTTTCCGCGAATTTACGACCGGTTAGGGTTTGTACTGATAAATCATTTACCGGGTTATTTAGCCGGGAGAGATTTGCTTCGTTGGATGGTCTGATGTCGTTTGATCAGATTTGGGATGAGGTGGAGAAAGAGGTTGCGTTAGCCTCAAGTAATGGTGAAACTAGGGTTTATATTGTGAGCTGGAACGATCATTTCTTCGTGGTGAAGGCAAATTTAGATGGTTATTGCGTAATCGATTCGTTAGGGGAGAGATTGTTCGAAGGTTGCAAGCAAGCTTACATTCTAAAGTTTGATGATTCGAGTTTGATGTATGAGAAAGACATGTCGTCAGAGAAGTTGGTTTGTGAGGGTAAAAAGTGTTGTAGAGAATATATAAAGAGGTTTCTTGCGGCTATCCCGGTGGCGGAATTGGCGGCGAAAGAGGAGAAAGGGAATGTAGTGGATTTGTCTCTTCTTCATGAGAAACTTCAGATTGATTTGCATCATATTATGTTGACTAGTGCTGAttag